One Synechococcus sp. MU1617 DNA window includes the following coding sequences:
- a CDS encoding amino acid ABC transporter permease — MNRWLDRGITLLLLALLGWAGWSMLHWLVVGADWSVVSTNLPLYAVGSFPADQRWRPLLWMAALITLTLLTLVGPKRGWFRRWLPLFWIVMAPLGLWLLAGGLGLLPVGTRSWGGLTLTLLLTGGSGALALPLGILLALGRRSDLPVLRWSSSAYIELMRAVPLIAVLFFGQLLIPLFLPAGLEINRVLRAVVAFALFAAAYIAEDVRGGLQAIPPTQREAAAVLGLSPRQSLQLVVLPQALRVALPSLTNQAVGLLQNTSLMAILGLVELLGISRSLLANPAFIGRYLEVYLWLAAVYWLACTAMALLARRLEIQLDPARSAS, encoded by the coding sequence ATGAACCGTTGGTTGGATCGTGGGATCACTCTGCTGCTGCTGGCTTTGCTCGGATGGGCTGGCTGGTCAATGCTGCATTGGCTGGTGGTTGGGGCCGACTGGTCTGTGGTGAGCACAAATCTGCCGCTGTATGCCGTGGGCAGTTTTCCAGCGGATCAACGTTGGCGACCGCTGCTGTGGATGGCTGCACTGATCACTCTCACGCTGCTGACTCTCGTCGGTCCGAAACGTGGCTGGTTTCGCCGATGGTTGCCGTTGTTCTGGATCGTGATGGCACCGCTGGGGCTCTGGCTTTTGGCCGGAGGTTTGGGCTTGCTGCCGGTGGGGACGCGCAGTTGGGGTGGTCTGACGCTCACGCTGCTGCTTACGGGAGGCAGTGGTGCTTTGGCGCTTCCGTTGGGGATCCTCCTGGCCCTCGGCCGGCGCAGTGATCTGCCGGTGCTGCGTTGGAGCAGCTCCGCCTACATCGAGTTGATGCGTGCTGTTCCGTTGATTGCGGTTCTGTTTTTCGGACAACTGCTGATTCCGTTGTTCCTGCCGGCAGGGCTTGAGATCAACCGGGTTCTGCGGGCGGTTGTCGCTTTCGCCTTATTTGCAGCGGCGTACATCGCAGAGGATGTGCGCGGTGGACTGCAGGCAATTCCGCCCACCCAGCGGGAAGCTGCAGCCGTGCTGGGGCTGTCGCCACGTCAATCGCTGCAATTGGTGGTGCTCCCCCAGGCGCTGCGGGTCGCGCTTCCGTCGCTCACCAACCAGGCGGTGGGTCTGCTGCAAAACACAAGCCTGATGGCCATTCTTGGTTTGGTGGAATTGCTGGGCATCAGCCGCAGTCTGTTGGCCAATCCGGCTTTCATCGGCCGCTATTTGGAGGTCTATCTCTGGCTTGCTGCGGTTTACTGGCTGGCGTGTACGGCCATGGCGCTGCTGGCCCGCCGCCTGGAAATTCAGCTTGATCCTGCCCGCTCCGCCTCATGA
- a CDS encoding amino acid ABC transporter ATP-binding protein, which produces MTVAIRATDLVKSYGQGVRALDGVTLEVNSGEVLVVMGPSGSGKSTLIRTFNGLETLDGGALDVLGVPLDATHVERQVRAIRKRVGMVFQQFNLFPHLSILDNITLAPIKVQRRVKAAAEQRAMELLDQMGIREQAHKYPAQLSGGQQQRVAIARALALDPEVMLFDEPTSALDPERVKEVLDAMRQLAKGGMTMVVVTHELGFAREVADRVMFMDRGQVVETSDPETFFSNAREERSRRFLNQMQH; this is translated from the coding sequence ATGACTGTCGCCATTCGTGCCACTGATTTGGTCAAGAGCTATGGCCAAGGGGTTCGAGCTCTCGATGGCGTCACCCTTGAGGTGAACAGCGGCGAAGTGCTGGTGGTGATGGGTCCCTCCGGGTCCGGTAAGAGCACGCTGATCCGTACCTTCAACGGTCTGGAGACGCTGGACGGTGGAGCTCTTGATGTGCTCGGGGTCCCTTTGGATGCCACCCATGTGGAACGTCAGGTGCGGGCGATTCGCAAGCGCGTGGGGATGGTGTTTCAGCAGTTCAACCTGTTTCCTCACCTTTCCATTCTCGACAACATCACCCTTGCCCCGATCAAGGTGCAACGGCGTGTCAAGGCGGCTGCCGAGCAGCGGGCGATGGAGCTCCTTGACCAGATGGGAATTCGCGAGCAGGCCCACAAGTACCCAGCGCAGCTCAGTGGTGGTCAGCAGCAGCGGGTGGCAATCGCCCGGGCTCTTGCGTTGGATCCTGAGGTGATGCTGTTCGATGAGCCCACTAGCGCCTTGGATCCGGAGCGGGTGAAGGAAGTGTTGGATGCGATGCGCCAGTTGGCCAAAGGCGGCATGACGATGGTGGTGGTCACCCACGAACTGGGCTTTGCCCGTGAGGTGGCCGATCGCGTGATGTTCATGGATCGGGGCCAGGTGGTGGAGACCTCCGACCCAGAGACGTTCTTCAGCAATGCCAGGGAAGAACGCAGCCGCAGATTCCTCAATCAGATGCAGCACTAA
- a CDS encoding ABC transporter permease subunit (The N-terminal region of this protein, as described by TIGR01726, is a three transmembrane segment that identifies a subfamily of ABC transporter permease subunits, which specificities that include histidine, arginine, glutamine, glutamate, L-cystine (sic), the opines (in Agrobacterium) octopine and nopaline, etc.), which yields MRQRRLLVQVGVAAVLIGLLALLVNNLAVNLIRTGLGLGFGWLGRPAGFALAETALPYAPSDSYLWALTIGWLNSLKVIAAGLVLATVLGVAAGAARSSNNRLLRSLAGGYVALIRQVPLLLQLLFWYFVAFLGLPSVPIGGLIRLSNQGIQFLGLNLSVEFCAVLVGLTVFTGASIAEIVRGGINAVPRGQWEAFRSLGLGEGLGLRRIVLPQALPAILPALTSQYLNLAKNSTLAIAVGYADLYAVSDTTITQTGRAIEGFLLLLLSFLLLNLLISGGMAAFNRAVLGRLNRSR from the coding sequence ATGCGGCAGCGTCGTCTCCTGGTTCAGGTTGGTGTCGCCGCCGTTCTGATCGGCCTGCTGGCTCTGTTGGTCAACAATCTGGCCGTCAATCTGATCCGGACGGGCTTGGGGCTGGGTTTTGGCTGGCTGGGCCGACCCGCTGGTTTTGCCTTGGCGGAAACAGCTCTTCCCTATGCCCCATCCGATAGCTACCTCTGGGCCTTGACCATCGGTTGGCTCAATAGCCTCAAGGTGATCGCGGCTGGTCTGGTGTTGGCCACCGTCCTGGGTGTTGCTGCTGGTGCAGCTCGCAGCAGCAACAACCGATTGCTGCGCAGCCTGGCCGGGGGCTACGTGGCGTTGATTCGTCAGGTCCCTCTGCTCCTGCAGTTGCTGTTCTGGTATTTCGTTGCCTTCCTTGGCCTTCCGTCGGTGCCGATCGGTGGGTTGATCCGGCTTTCGAATCAGGGCATTCAGTTCTTGGGCCTGAACCTCAGCGTTGAATTTTGTGCGGTTCTTGTCGGCCTCACGGTGTTCACGGGTGCGTCGATTGCAGAGATCGTGCGCGGTGGCATCAACGCTGTTCCACGCGGCCAGTGGGAGGCCTTTCGCAGCCTTGGGCTTGGGGAAGGGCTAGGGCTGCGTCGGATTGTGTTGCCGCAGGCGCTGCCTGCGATTCTTCCTGCGCTCACGAGCCAGTACCTCAATCTCGCCAAGAACAGCACCCTGGCGATTGCCGTGGGCTACGCCGATCTCTACGCCGTCAGTGACACCACCATCACCCAAACCGGCCGCGCCATTGAAGGCTTCCTGCTGCTGCTGCTCAGCTTTCTGCTGCTGAATTTGTTGATCAGCGGCGGCATGGCTGCCTTCAACCGTGCCGTGCTGGGTCGTCTCAACAGGAGCCGTTGA
- a CDS encoding amino acid ABC transporter substrate-binding protein — protein MFRSSSRVLIVALAGLSSFLASCASLDSAAGSRLDLVKARGELLCGVSGKIPGFSFLSPDGRYTGLDVDICRAMAAAFVGDSEKVQYRPLTAPERFTALRSGEIDLLSRNTTHTLSRDAVGGNGLRFGPVVFHDGQGLMVNATSGVRALADLSGKAICVGSGTTTEQNLNDAFASEGLPYTPIKYQDLNQVVGGYLQGRCEAMTSDRSQLAAARSGFSDPQAHLILDDRISKEPLAPAVVGGDQPMGDAMTWVVNALIEAEERGITQANVDAVVKQAAADPSQTALRRFLGVDPGLGRKLGLADDFVVQMIRATGNYGEIYDRHLGPDSAVAIPRGANRLGGEGGLMISPPFT, from the coding sequence ATGTTCCGATCCAGTTCGCGTGTTCTGATCGTTGCGTTGGCCGGGTTGTCCTCTTTCCTTGCGTCCTGCGCGTCACTGGACAGTGCGGCTGGCTCGCGTCTGGATTTGGTCAAAGCGCGTGGGGAGTTGCTTTGTGGGGTGAGCGGCAAGATTCCAGGCTTCAGTTTTCTCAGCCCTGATGGGCGTTACACCGGCCTGGATGTCGACATCTGCCGTGCCATGGCTGCTGCTTTTGTTGGCGATTCTGAGAAGGTTCAGTACCGGCCTCTAACCGCGCCCGAGCGGTTTACCGCCTTGCGATCGGGCGAGATCGATCTGTTGTCCCGCAACACCACCCACACCCTCAGTCGCGATGCGGTGGGGGGCAATGGGCTGCGCTTTGGGCCTGTGGTGTTCCATGACGGACAGGGCCTGATGGTGAACGCCACCAGCGGAGTGCGTGCGCTGGCTGATTTGAGTGGCAAGGCCATTTGCGTGGGATCGGGTACCACGACCGAGCAAAACCTCAACGATGCCTTCGCTTCCGAGGGGCTTCCTTACACACCAATCAAATACCAAGACCTCAATCAGGTGGTTGGCGGTTACCTCCAGGGGCGCTGCGAAGCCATGACGTCTGATCGGTCGCAACTGGCGGCGGCGCGCTCAGGTTTCAGTGATCCCCAGGCGCATCTGATTCTTGATGACCGGATCAGCAAGGAGCCTCTGGCTCCAGCTGTGGTGGGGGGGGACCAGCCCATGGGTGATGCCATGACTTGGGTGGTCAACGCCCTGATCGAAGCAGAGGAACGGGGCATCACCCAAGCGAATGTGGATGCGGTGGTCAAGCAAGCCGCAGCCGATCCCTCCCAGACCGCTCTGCGGCGCTTCTTGGGTGTGGATCCAGGCCTGGGTCGCAAACTCGGACTCGCCGATGACTTTGTCGTTCAAATGATCCGTGCCACGGGCAATTACGGCGAGATCTACGACCGCCATCTCGGACCGGACAGTGCCGTGGCGATTCCACGGGGGGCGAATCGCCTGGGCGGTGAAGGTGGTTTGATGATTTCCCCACCGTTCACCTGA
- a CDS encoding SulP family inorganic anion transporter has protein sequence MAKRSSPTLVNQWLANPSKDLLSGLVVAFAMIPEAIAFSGIAGVDPKVGLFGAFCLSLTIAVVGGRMAMITSATGSTALLMTGLVATGEARGAGLGVQYLMVAGLVTGLLQILWGYLRLAYQMRFVPQGVLSGFVNALALLIFQAQLPQLGLNLHAGDGDHGASSLLPHGGQIPVVWGLVLLGLVIIYGLPRLTRVVPSQLVAIIVLTAITVGFSFDIPTVSSLGTLPSGLPSFSLPFGEGGVPFSLDTLGLVLPTALAISLVGLMETFLTQDILDDKTDTTTNKNVEARGQGIANIVASLFGGMAGCALVGQSVMNVDNGGRTRLSTLFSGVSLLAMILLAGPWLKQIPMAALVAVMISIAVSTADINGLRNLRRIPKSDTSVMLMTFAVTMLTTPHNLALGVLAGVALAGILFSRKVAKVIQVEPIEISDQERLYRVQGQLFFVSKVYFLQGFDLHDHPERITIDLSSAHIWDQSGVAALDQVIRKYRSGGSVVSVIGLNEESLDLFERIGGQESAHA, from the coding sequence ATGGCCAAACGATCCAGCCCAACCCTGGTGAATCAGTGGTTGGCCAACCCCAGCAAAGACCTGCTCTCTGGTCTGGTGGTGGCTTTCGCGATGATTCCCGAGGCCATTGCCTTTTCGGGGATCGCTGGTGTCGATCCCAAAGTGGGACTGTTCGGAGCGTTCTGCCTGTCGCTGACCATCGCCGTCGTGGGTGGTCGCATGGCCATGATCACCTCAGCCACCGGCTCCACTGCCCTGTTGATGACAGGTCTTGTGGCCACCGGTGAAGCCAGGGGGGCAGGCCTGGGTGTCCAGTACCTGATGGTGGCTGGGCTGGTGACGGGTCTGCTGCAGATTCTTTGGGGGTATCTGCGTCTTGCCTATCAGATGCGCTTTGTTCCCCAAGGGGTGCTGAGCGGCTTCGTCAATGCGCTTGCCTTGCTGATTTTTCAGGCCCAGCTGCCCCAGCTCGGTCTCAACCTTCACGCTGGAGATGGAGACCATGGGGCCTCGTCGTTGCTCCCCCATGGCGGCCAGATCCCTGTCGTCTGGGGCTTGGTTCTGCTGGGCTTGGTGATCATCTATGGCCTTCCCAGGCTGACCCGGGTGGTGCCTTCACAGCTGGTGGCCATCATTGTTCTGACCGCAATCACTGTGGGATTCAGCTTCGACATTCCCACCGTCAGCAGTCTCGGAACCCTTCCGTCAGGATTGCCCTCCTTCAGCCTTCCCTTCGGTGAAGGCGGCGTTCCCTTCAGCTTGGACACCCTTGGGTTGGTGCTCCCCACAGCCTTGGCCATCTCCCTGGTGGGTCTGATGGAAACCTTCCTGACCCAGGACATCCTCGACGACAAGACCGACACCACCACCAACAAAAACGTTGAGGCCCGTGGTCAGGGCATCGCCAATATCGTCGCGTCCCTGTTCGGTGGCATGGCTGGCTGTGCCTTGGTGGGTCAGTCCGTGATGAATGTGGACAACGGTGGTCGTACGCGACTCTCAACCCTGTTCTCGGGTGTGAGCCTTCTGGCGATGATCCTTTTGGCTGGGCCCTGGCTCAAGCAAATTCCGATGGCGGCCCTGGTGGCCGTGATGATCAGCATCGCTGTCAGCACCGCTGACATCAATGGTCTGCGCAATCTGCGTCGCATCCCCAAAAGCGACACCTCGGTGATGTTGATGACCTTTGCCGTCACGATGCTCACCACCCCGCACAACCTCGCCCTTGGCGTGTTGGCTGGCGTGGCACTGGCCGGAATTCTGTTCAGTCGCAAGGTGGCCAAGGTGATTCAGGTGGAGCCCATCGAGATCAGCGATCAGGAGCGGTTGTACCGGGTGCAGGGTCAGCTGTTTTTTGTGAGCAAGGTGTATTTCCTCCAGGGATTTGATCTTCACGACCATCCCGAGCGCATCACGATTGACCTCTCCTCAGCCCATATATGGGACCAGAGCGGCGTGGCTGCGCTGGATCAGGTCATCCGCAAATACCGCAGCGGTGGATCTGTTGTCAGCGTGATTGGCCTGAATGAAGAAAGCCTTGATCTGTTCGAGCGGATCGGTGGTCAGGAATCAGCCCATGCATGA